In Rubrivirga marina, the following are encoded in one genomic region:
- a CDS encoding M4 family metallopeptidase, with translation MRVAPLRRGLAALALSALLLTPGASAQDAREAVAAEFGAVTRSVYATDRDTPTFLAGDLGRASANDVSGFFRDHAAAFGFASAPELRVERTETDDLGMTHVRVRQTVDGVPVWTGDGALHIRDGRAVAWGGDLHPGATDIDTRPALAADASLVLAKRDLGPVEFRDSVPADAFGDAMDWTPTADLVVYPHDDGYRLAYHVRLFVDAPRPANWEVFVDAKTGDVLHRFNSIHTFDPRVEATAAASGVPYARQSDSSVLAMVAPETGSGSSLYSGTVTIPTYSSGGTYYLYDTTRGPSYIRTMTGNNGTSLPGSYITDSDNNFTSSAARAGVDAHYGQILTYDYFLNTHGRNSYNGSGANMTSTVHHRSGYNNAFWNGQQMVYGDGDGSTFGPLVELDIAAHELTHAVTEYTAGLVYQKESGALNESVSDIFAVMVDRDDWTLGENSYTPGTGGDALRSLSNPPAEGQPDHYDDRLYPGSCSPSQSNDYCGVHTNSGIPNKAAYLMAAGGTHNGVSVSSIGRNATERIWYRALANYFTSSTTFSAARAGTIQAATDLYGSGSSQVTAVTNAWAAVGVGSSGGGGGGGGGTAQWYYESANAQTPHPYANNYNYTHTYTKTGAQQVAMYFAQFELENNYDFVYIKDAGNTTRATYTGTRSGFWAVVDGSTIKSNIVTDYSVTGYGYRITQVAYYSTQALMTATGELDAVAMDEPPVAPPSDVLGVVPAKAEALVLDLAVGPNPATSVATVGVSMPEAGDARVAVLDLLGREVASPHAGRLQAGRTDVALDTSALPAGVYVVVLDVDGQRLTRQLTVVR, from the coding sequence ATGCGTGTTGCACCTCTCCGCAGGGGCCTAGCTGCCCTCGCGCTCTCTGCTCTCCTCCTCACCCCCGGCGCCTCGGCCCAGGACGCCCGCGAGGCCGTCGCCGCCGAGTTCGGCGCCGTCACGCGTTCCGTCTACGCCACCGACCGCGACACGCCGACGTTCCTCGCCGGCGACCTCGGCCGCGCGTCTGCCAACGACGTGTCCGGCTTCTTCCGCGATCACGCCGCCGCGTTCGGGTTCGCCTCGGCCCCGGAGCTCCGCGTCGAGCGGACCGAGACCGACGACCTCGGCATGACGCACGTCCGCGTCCGCCAGACGGTCGACGGCGTGCCGGTGTGGACCGGCGACGGCGCCCTCCACATCCGCGACGGCCGGGCCGTCGCGTGGGGGGGCGACCTCCACCCGGGCGCCACAGACATCGACACGCGGCCGGCGCTCGCCGCCGACGCGTCCCTGGTGCTCGCCAAGCGAGACCTCGGCCCCGTCGAGTTCCGCGACTCCGTCCCGGCCGACGCCTTCGGCGACGCCATGGATTGGACGCCGACGGCCGACCTCGTCGTCTACCCCCACGACGACGGCTACCGGCTGGCGTACCACGTCCGCCTCTTCGTCGACGCGCCGCGCCCGGCCAACTGGGAGGTCTTCGTCGACGCGAAGACGGGCGACGTCCTGCACCGGTTCAACTCGATCCACACCTTCGACCCGCGCGTCGAGGCGACCGCGGCCGCCTCGGGCGTCCCATACGCCCGCCAGAGCGACTCGTCGGTGCTCGCCATGGTCGCGCCCGAGACGGGCTCCGGCTCGAGCCTCTACAGCGGGACGGTCACGATCCCGACCTACTCCTCGGGCGGGACCTACTACCTCTACGACACGACCCGCGGCCCGTCCTACATCCGGACGATGACGGGAAACAACGGGACCTCGCTCCCGGGCAGCTACATCACGGATTCCGACAACAACTTCACGTCGTCGGCGGCCCGAGCCGGCGTTGACGCCCATTACGGCCAGATCCTCACGTACGACTACTTCCTGAACACGCACGGCCGGAACAGCTACAACGGCTCCGGCGCGAACATGACGAGCACGGTCCACCACCGCTCGGGCTACAACAACGCGTTCTGGAACGGCCAGCAGATGGTCTACGGCGACGGCGACGGCTCCACGTTCGGCCCGCTCGTCGAACTCGACATCGCGGCCCACGAGCTGACGCACGCCGTGACCGAGTACACGGCTGGCCTCGTCTACCAGAAGGAGTCGGGCGCGCTCAACGAGTCGGTCTCCGACATCTTCGCCGTGATGGTGGACCGGGACGACTGGACGCTCGGGGAGAACTCGTACACGCCGGGCACCGGCGGTGACGCGCTCCGCAGCCTGAGCAACCCGCCCGCCGAGGGCCAGCCGGACCACTACGACGACCGACTCTACCCCGGCTCATGCTCACCGTCACAGTCGAACGACTACTGCGGCGTCCACACGAACTCGGGCATCCCGAACAAGGCGGCCTACCTGATGGCGGCCGGCGGCACGCACAACGGCGTGAGCGTCTCCAGCATCGGCCGCAACGCGACCGAGCGGATCTGGTACCGCGCCCTCGCCAACTACTTCACGTCCTCGACGACCTTCTCGGCCGCCCGCGCCGGGACGATCCAGGCGGCCACAGACCTCTACGGGTCGGGCTCGTCGCAGGTCACGGCGGTCACGAACGCGTGGGCCGCGGTCGGCGTCGGTTCGTCCGGCGGCGGTGGCGGAGGCGGCGGTGGCACCGCCCAGTGGTACTACGAGTCGGCGAACGCGCAGACGCCGCACCCGTACGCCAACAACTACAACTACACCCACACCTACACGAAGACCGGCGCCCAGCAGGTCGCGATGTACTTCGCCCAGTTCGAGCTCGAGAACAACTACGACTTCGTCTACATCAAGGACGCGGGCAACACGACCCGGGCGACCTACACCGGCACCCGGTCCGGCTTCTGGGCCGTCGTCGACGGCTCGACGATCAAGTCGAACATCGTGACCGACTACTCGGTCACGGGCTACGGCTACCGGATCACGCAGGTCGCGTACTACTCGACGCAGGCGCTGATGACGGCGACCGGCGAGTTGGACGCCGTGGCGATGGACGAGCCGCCGGTGGCCCCGCCGAGCGACGTGCTCGGGGTCGTCCCGGCGAAGGCCGAGGCGCTCGTGCTCGACCTCGCGGTCGGCCCGAACCCGGCCACATCGGTCGCCACGGTCGGCGTCTCGATGCCGGAGGCCGGCGACGCCCGCGTGGCCGTCTTGGACCTGCTCGGCCGCGAGGTCGCGAGCCCGCACGCCGGCCGCCTCCAGGCGGGACGGACCGATGTTGCGCTCGACACGTCGGCCCTGCCGGCGGGCGTCTACGTCGTCGTCCTCGACGTCGACGGGCAGCGCCTGACGCGGCAGCTCACGGTCGTCCGCTAA